From the genome of Gorilla gorilla gorilla isolate KB3781 chromosome 4, NHGRI_mGorGor1-v2.1_pri, whole genome shotgun sequence, one region includes:
- the GAS2L2 gene encoding GAS2-like protein 2, which produces MSQPAGGRRKPRTLGPPVCSIRPFKSSEQYLEAMKEDLAEWLRNLYGLDIDAANFLQVLETGLVLCQHANIVTDAALAFLAEAPAQAQKIPMPRVGVSCNGAAQPGTFQARDNVSNFIQWCRKEMGIQEVLMFETEDLVLRKNVKNVVLCLLELGRRAWRFGVAAPTLVQLEEEIEEEVRQELALPPPDPSPPAPPRRQPCHFRNLDQMVQNLVSHCTCPVQFSMVKLSEGKYRVGDSNTLIFIRILRNHVMVRVGGGWDTLGHYLDKHDPCRCTSLSHKPGSFLKPPAPPVQHEVRVQDGPSQTQPTMTISRSQSPPPPVDWKTYTSSDRRLRPPTPSSPRPRRERGAGTGASREMAPFLRCQERSLIPSWRQPTAGDSPPSPQSSSTQKGRDPQCTLSGKREERYPPELPRGRIPTSWVHEETDSWGTDAGNPTPQRLQAIEATTKGISARGPSPLPPSFGPAECLGLRLPLRDEAKGAFFQFREPESVRSPTPVQGLTKIPIRLPPARPPTPGRSFPGATIGSPRTELGRDPVPQRAVTVDLAGSTHGDCSVEVRQEDRQEDQQLDVQVMAEARESWDLGPQEQEGRYTPLPLGRNKEQAIYCSLEEEILGNMKLLEVRSACPQGTRSGVIPRSGVYIPRLVGQWPEPGGPYDKVIQELAQGPPSLLKVDLEAWKAAPTGSPKPAVTPGPGSLKGKLGARQSGPRTKASLSAKGTHMRKVPPQGGQDCSASTVSASPEAPTPSPLDPNSDKAKACLSKGRRTLRKPKRVPSIYKLKLRPRIRPRRDHRPEKQPSRIPKPLAYVFLGPARQPSKDRLLRAVLGSKGGEASRVDGASVGEEEEEGKEEKEPAAPLESSPQPPEGLQPHWLNQAPLPPEEESWV; this is translated from the exons ATGTCCCAGCCTGCGGGAGGCAGGAGGAAGCCCAGGACCCTAGGGCCGCCTGTGTGCAGTATCCGGCCTTTCAAGTCGAGTGAGCAGTACCTGGAGGCCATGAAGGAAGACCTGGCTGAGTGGCTTCGCAACCTCTATGGGCTGGACATCGACGCAGCCAACTTCCTGCAGGTGCTGGAAACGGGCCTGGTGCTGTGCCAACACGCCAACATTGTCACTGACGCTGCCCTGGCCTTCCTGGCTGAGGCACCTGCCCAAGCCCAGAAGATTCCCATGCCCCGGGTCGGGGTCTCCTGCAATGGGGCCGCCCAGCCAGGTACCTTCCAGGCCAGGGACAATGTCTCTAACTTCATCCAGTGGTGTCGAAAGGAGATGGGCATCCAAG AGGTGCTGATGTTCGAGACGGAGGACTTGGTGCTGCGCAAGAACGTGAAGAACGTGGTGCTGTGTTTGCTGGAGCTGGGCCGCCGGGCGTGGCGCTTTGGTGTTGCGGCGCCCACACTCGTGCAGCTGGAGGAGGAGATCGAGGAGGAGGTGCGGCAGGAGCTGGCCCTGCCCCCGCCCGACCCCTCGCCGCCGGCGCCCCCCAGGCGCCAGCCCTGCCACTTCCGCAACCTGGACCAGATG GTGCAGAAcctcgtgagccactgcacgtgccCAGTGCAGTTCTCCATGGTCAAACTGTCTGAGGGGAAGTACCGTGTGGGTGACTCCAACACCCTCATCTTCATCCGG ATCCTCCGGAACCATGTGATGGTACGTGTAGGGGGCGGCTGGGACACACTGGGCCATTATCTGGACAAACATGACCCCTGCCGCTGCACATCTCTCT CACACAAGCCAGGCAGCTTCCTGAAGCCCCCGGCCCCACCAGTGCAGCATGAAGTAAGGGTTCAGGATGGACCCTCACAGACCCAGCCTACAATGACCATCAGCCGCTCACAGAGTCCACCACCCCCTGTGGACTGGAAGACATATACCTCTTCAGACCGAAGGCTGAggccccccaccccatcctccccCAGACCCCGCAGGGAACGGGGAGCAGGGACGGGGGCCTCCAGAGAGATGGCACCATTCCTGAG GTGCCAGGAGAGGTCTCTCATCCCATCTTGGAGGCAGCCGACAGCTGGGGACAGCCCACCCAGCCCCCAGTCCTCATCTACCCAAAAAGGCCGAGACCCACAGTGTACCTTGtcaggaaagagggaggagagatACCCCCCTGAACTCCCCAGGGGAAGGATTCCCACATCTTGGGTTCATGAAGAAACAGACAGCTGGGGAACCGATGCCGGGAACCCCACCCCACAAAGACTCCAAGCCATTGAGGCCACCACCAAAGGGATATCAGCAAGAGGACCATctcccctgcctccttcctttgGCCCAGCCGAGTGCCTGGGCCTCAGGCTGCCACTCCGGGATGAGGCCAAGGGTGCGTTCTTCCAGTTCAGGGAGCCAGAGTCTGTCCGTTCTCCAACCCCTGTCCAAGGCCTAACCAAGATCCCCATCCGGCTGCCCCCTGCTCGCCCCCCAACACCAGGAAGGAGCTTTCCTGGTGCTACAATTGGAAGTCCCAGGACAGAACTTGGGAGAGACCCCGTCCCACAAAGGGCCGTCACTGTGGACCTGGCTGGGTCCACGCATGGGGACTGCTCTGTGgaagtgaggcaggaggaccggCAGGAGGACCAGCAGCTGGACGTCCAGGTCATGGCAGAGGCCAGAGAGTCCTGGGACCTGGGCCCACAGGAGCAGGAGGGGCGGTACACACCTCTGCCCTTGGGCAGGAACAAGGAGCAAGCCATCTACTGTAGCCTTGAAGAGGAGATTTTGGGCAACATGAAGCTGCTAGAAGTCAGGAGTGCCTGTCCGCAGGGCACAAGGTCTGGGGTCATCCCTCGCAGTGGGGTCTACATCCCCAGGCTGGTTGGGCAGTGGCCTGAGCCTGGGGGTCCTTATGACAAAGTCATCCAAGAACTGGCTCAGGGGCCCCCATCCCTCCTTAAAGTGGACCTGGAAGCCTGGAAGGCAGCCCCAACTGGCTCCCCTAAGCCAGCTGTTACCCCAGGACCGGGAAGCCTCAAAGGGAAGTTGGGAGCCAGACAGAGTGGGCCCAGGACAAAGGCAAGCCTGAGTGCCAAGGGCACCCACATGAGGAAGGTCCCACCTCAGGGAGGGCAGGACTGCTCGGCTTCTACTGTGTCTGCCAGCCCGGAGGCCCCCACACCTTCGCCCTTGGACCCCAACTCTGACAAAGCCAAGGCATGTCTGAGCAAGGGCAGGAGAACTCTCCGGAAGCCCAAGAGGGTCCCGTCCATCTACAAGCTGAAGCTGAGACCCAGGATTCGGCCCCGGAGAGACCACAGGCCTGAGAAGCAGCCTTCACGAATCCCCAAGCCACTGGCCTATGTCTTCCTGGGTCCAGCCAGGCAGCCCTCCAAGGACAGGCTGTTGAGAGCTGTGCTGGGCAGCAAGGGAGGGGAGGCATCCCGGGTGGATGGAGCTTCAgtaggtgaggaggaggaggaaggaaaggaggagaaagagccaGCCGCTCCATTGGAGAGCAGCCCCCAACCTCCAGAGGGCCTGCAACCTCACTGGCTTAATCAAGCTCCACTTCCACCTGAGGAGGAGTCCTGGGTCTGA
- the RASL10B gene encoding ras-like protein family member 10B: MVSTYRVAVLGARGVGKSAIVRQFLYNEFSEVCVPTTARRLYLPAVVMNGHVHDLQILDFPPISAFPVNTLQEWADACCRGLRSVHAYILVYDICCFDSFEYVKTIRQQILETRVIGTSETPIIIVGNKRDLQRGRVIPRWNVSHLVRKTWKCGYVECSAKYNWHILLLFSELLKSVGCARCKHVHAALRFQGALRRNRCAIM; the protein is encoded by the exons ATGGTCTCCACCTACCGGGTGGCCGTGCTGGGGGCGCGAGGTGTGGGCAAGAGTGCCATCGTGCGCCAGTTCTTGTACAACGAGTTCAGCGAGGTCTGCGTCCCCACCACCGCCCGCCGCCTTTACCTGCCTGCTGTCGTCATGAACGGCCACGTGCACGACCTCCAGATCCTCGACTTTCCACCCATCAGCGCCTTCCCTGTCAATACGCTCCAG GAGTGGGCAGACGCCTGCTGCAGGGGACTCCGGAGTGTCCACGCCTACATCCTGGTCTACGACATCTGCTGCTTTGACAGCTTTGAGTACGTCAAGACCATCCGCCAGCAGATCCTGGAGACGAG GGTGATCGGAACCTCAGAGACGCCCATCATCATCGTGGGCAACAAGCGGGACCTGCAGCGCGGACGCGTGATCCCGCGCTGGAACGTGTCGCACCTGGTACGCAAGACCTGGAAGTGCGGCTACGTGGAATGCTCGGCCAAGTACAACTGGCACATCCTGCTGCTCTTCAGCGAGCTGCTCAAGAGCGTCGGCTGCGCCCGTTGCAAGCACGTGCACGCTGCCCTGCGCTTCCAGGGCGCGCTGCGCCGCAACCGCTGCGCCATCATGTGA